The region AGATTTTCAATAAAGCCAAGCGTGGCCTCATTCATATGGGATTTACTTCCCACAACCTTAAGCTCTTCTTCGCTTTTATGCGGTAGTAACTGCTCTGATTTTTCAAGCAGTACTTCCATTTCAGGCAATTCATTTTTGTAATCGTATCTGTAAGCTGCCGTCATCGTACTATTGGTAAAATACAGCACTCCAGTAACCGGCACGTAAATAATGCCCAATTGCAACTTTGCATCAGTCAGTAGCGCGATATTTACGGTAAACTCTCCATTTCTATTGATAAATTCTTTGGTGCCGTCCAGCGGGTCAATGATCCAGCATTCTTCCCAGTTTTTACGGGCTGAATAGGCTACATTTTTAATCTCCTCACTGATGATGGGTATTCCGGTAAGCCCGAGCTGCTCCATTAAAATTGCGTTAGCCGCGAGATCTGCTTGGGTAAGTGGGGACTCATCGGCCTTTGCCATCGTCTCTATATGTTCCTGATGATAGACTTCTAAAATAGCATCTCCAGCCGTAATTGCTGCTTGTATGCTGTGATGCAATAGATCTTGATGAACCATAGTTAAAAATATTATGGACGTAAAAATACCAAAGATTTAACCGACACCTGCCAACTTCTGATCGTTTTTTGGTCGGGATGGGTTGATCTTGTTCTCGCTTTCGCGAAAGCGAAATAACTAAACAAACAAATCCGATAAAACCAGCCCCTACCCGATAAAATTGGAAAGGACTATTTGAACACCAGCATCTCAAGGAATAACCAAATTTTGTGGGATTAACATACTGATCTAACTGCTTAAGGCCGTAATATTGCAATCTCTAATTAAGTAGTATACAAATGAATTACATCACCGTAGAAAACGTTACCAGAGCCTTTGCAGATAAAGTGCTTTTTAAAGACCTTTCCATTGGAATCAATCAAGGACAAAAGATAGGTTTTGTAGCAAAAAACGGATATGGAAAATCGTCGCTGCTCAACATCATCACCCGTGCAGAACAGCCGGACAGTGGTAATGTATCGTATCGGACAGATTTAAGAATGGCCTTCTTATCTCAAGAACCTGATCTGAATCCCAACATGACTATAGAAGAAGTGATTCTTGATAGTGATGTACCTACCATGAAAATTATCGCCGATTATGAGCACTCCATGGCAAACCCAGACGATGCTGACATGATGCAAAAAGCACTGGATGCGATGGATGCGGCAAATGCTTGGGACTTTGAAACCAAATACCGACAAATCCTCTCCAAATTACGTCTAGATGACCTGACCCAAAAAGTAGGTAACCTCAGTGGTGGACAGAAGAAACGTATCGCTATGGCAATGGCATTGCTGTCAGACCCGCAGTTGTTGATCATGGATGAGCCTACCAACCACCTGGATCTAGAAATGATCGAGTGGTTAGAAGCTTATTTTAAACAAGAAGACTACACCATTCTTATGGTGACTCACGACCGTTATTTCTTAGATCGGGTGTGTAATGAAATTATAGAACTGGACCAAGGGCAACTGTACACCTACAAAGGGAATTATTCTTACTATGTAGAGAAAAAACAGGAACGCCTTGAAGTAGAACAAACCAATCAAGAAAAAGCACAACAACTCTTTAAAAAGGAGCTGACCTGGATGCGTCGCCAGCCAAAAGCTAGACGTACCAAATCCAAGTCTCGAATAGAAGATTTCAATCAAATTAAGGAAGCAGCCAGCAACAGACGTAAAGATCATCAAGTAGAACTAGAAATCAATATGGAACGCTTGGGAACTAAGGTGGTGGAACTGCATAATATCAGCAAATCCTTTGGCGATAAGCATTTGATTAAAGACTTTTCTTATAACTTCTTGCGTGGAGAACGTCTGGGAATTATCGGTAAAAATGGAACTGGAAAATCGACTTTCTTGAACATGATCACCGGTGCCTTAGAAGCAGATGCTGGTAAAGTAGTGATAGGAGAAACCGTAAAAATCGGTTACTACACGCAAGACGGAATGGAAACCAAACCTGGGCAAAAAGTCATCGATGTGGTCAAACAATACGGTGAATACATACCCTTGAACAAAGGAAAGATCATCAGTGCCAGCCAACTCTTGGAACGTTTTCTTTTTGACAACAAGAAGAAACACGACTTTGTAGAGAAACTGAGTGGTGGTGAGAAAAAGAGGTTGTATTTATGTACGGTTCTTATTCAAAATCCCAACTTCTTGATACTGGATGAACCTACTAACGACCTGGATATTCCTACCTTGAACGTACTGGAGAATTTCTTAATGGATTTCCCTGGTTGTATCATAGTAGTAAGTCACGACCGTTATTTTATGGATAAGATCGTCGATCATTTATTTGTCTTTAATCAGTCGGGGAACATTACGGACTTCCCTGGAAACTACAGTGATTTTAGAGCTTATGTAGGAAATACAGACCTGGCTTTAGACAAAGACACCGAAGAAGCAGCAGCAGTGGCTGCAGCAGCTGTTCCAAAAGCCATCGCAGCACCAAAACCTGAACCTACTTCTGGACCTACTAGAGAGCAACAAAAAATGCTTTCAAGAACGGAAAACAAGATCAAGCAACTAGAAGAGCAAAAGAAAAAGCTTCAAGACAGCTTTTTAGACCCCAGCATACATCAAGATCAAATGACTGAAAACTCCATTCAGTTAGAAAAAATCAAAGCACAGCAAGAAGAAGCTGAAATGGAATGGCTGGAATTGAGTGAGCAGATTGCTGCTAATTAGTTGACCCTTAACTTACAGCAAGCAATCGCCAAATAATTTTGCTCGCAAGCTCACAAATCTAAGTAGACAGGAATTAGGTATCAGTTGAAAACTTCTGGTTGGAAACAGCTTTTCTGAATACCATTAACATCACGTCAAACCCTTTTGGTTCTCCATTTCGGCAAAGCCGAGACTGCGAACCTGTTTTCCCTTCCTCTGAAGGGAAAGGCTGGTGTAGTGCGATTTATATGCTTACGGAAAGGCAGGATCAGGCGCGGCCCCTAGTGCGAAATAGTCAGCCGGTTTAAAAAGCATTAGTACGTCTATCAAGCCTGTATGTTACCAAAACTAAAAAGCTTTCCCCTTATAAATCTTGCATCCGACGAGCGACCAAAGGAGCGAGAGGAATGCACTATTCATTCGTGTACGAATGAAATAAGGGGTTACACATTACTGAAAGTTTTCTATATATCTAGCTGTGCTGGTAATTCCAACATCGCAACAAATTAAAAGCTTTCCCCTTATGAAATAAGGGGAACATTTCATTCGTGTACGAATGAAATAAGGGGTTTCACGGTGCTGGAAGTTTACGTTAAGAGCTTTTCTCTCTCACCACATCTCGTATCCATTCAAAAATATGTTCCAGATTCTCAAAGACCATTTTATTCTCAAATCTAAGAATCGTAAAACCAAGTTCCTCTAAATCTTGATCTCTTCGCTCATCTTGATCTCTTGCTTCTGGATGATTGTGAATTTCTCCATCCAGCTCAATAATTAAACCTATAGAAGCACAATAAAAATCGACTATATAATTACGAATAGAATGTTGTCTTTGAAAACGCAAACCGTCGAGTTGTTTTGATTTGAGGTGCGACCACAAATACTTTTCTGCTGGAGTGCTATTGCTACGCAGTTTTCTTCGATAGTATTCTAAAGACTTTTTGGTATGGATCCGTTTTTTATTCAAGGTAGGAAGATAATAAAAAGCTTTTGTACATCTATCAAGCCTGTATCTCCCCAAAAATAAAAGCTTTCCCCTTATGAAATAAGGGGTTACACAGTGCTGGACGTTTTCTATACCTCTAGACTATGCTAGCAATTCCAACGTCGCAACAAATTAAAAGCTTTCCCCTTATGAAATAAGGGGTTACACAGTGCTGGACGTTTTCTATACCTCTAGACTATGCTCGCAATTCCAACATCGCAACAAATTAAAAGCTTTCCCCTTATGAAATAAGGGGAACATTTCATTCGTGTACGAATGAAATAAGGGGTTACACAGTGCTGGACGTTTTCTATACCTCTAGACTATGCTAGCAATTCCAACATCGCAACAAATTAAAAGCTTTCCCCTTATGAAATAAGGGGAACATTTCATTCGTGTACGAATGAAATAAGGGGTTTCACGGTGCTGGAAGTTTTCTATATATCTAGATGTGCTCGCAATTCTAAAATCGCTTCAAACCCTTTTGGTTCTCCATTTCGGCAAAGCCGAGACTGCGAACCTGTTTTCCCTTCAGCTGAAGGGAAAGGCTGGTGTTGTGCGATTCACATAGGTCGGGAATTAAATCAAGAGATGCTGCATCTTATGGGAATGGTCAGGGATTTAAAAAAGCATTTGTACGTCTAACTATCTAGTAGTTGCAACAAATTAAAAGCTTTCCCCTTATAAATCTTGCATCCGACGAGGGACAGAAGTAGTGAGAGGAATGCGCATTGAAAACCTATACAGAAAACCGCGACCGAGACTGAGACTGAGAACTAAAAACTGAAACTAAAACCTACTCCTCCTCAACAGGCACTGCAAATAAATCAAAGTCCTCTGCTTCTGTAATCACTACATTCACAAAAGAACCTACAGATAAATAGTGCTTGTCTGCATCTATAAGTACTTCGTTATCTACATCTGGACTGTCAAATTCGGAACGACCTACAAAATGATTCCCTCGCTTGCGATCGATCATCACTCTGAATTCCTTTCCTATCTTCTGCTGATTCAGCTCCCAAGAGATTTGAGATTGAATTTCCATGATCTCGTTAGCGCGTTCTTGCTTAACCTCAGCTGGAACATCATCTTCTAGCTTGTAAGCATGCGTATTTTCTTCATGCGAATAAGTAAAACATCCCATACGTTCAAAACGCTGGTCACTTACCCATTGCTTTAATATTTCAAAATCTTCTTCTGTCTCACCAGGATAGCCTACGATCAATGTGGTACGTATGGCCATTTCTGGAACCAGCGTTCTGAATTTATCTAGAAGGGCATTCGTTTTTTCAAAAGTAGTCCCACGACGCATGGATTTTAATACAGGCGTAGAAATATGTTGTAGCGGTATATCAAGGTAATTACACACCTTAGGTTCGCTTTTCATGACGTCTAAAACATCTAGCGGAAAACCAGTTGGGAAGGCATAATGCATACGTATCCATTCGATTCCTTCTACTTTTGCTAGCTCTCGTAGCAATTCACCTAATCTTCTTTCTTTATACAAATCAAGACCGTAATAGGTCAGGTCTTGAGCGATTAAAATCAATTCTTTTACCCCTTTTGCCGCAAGCTTTTCAGCCTCGATAATAAGGTTTTCAATAGGGGTACTTTTGTGACCACCACGCATTAAAGGAATCGCACAAAAAGAACATGGTCGGTCACAACCTTCCGCTATTTTGAAATAGGCGTAATTTTTTGGTGTGGTGGTTACTCGTTCCCCTATCAGCTCGTGCTTGTAATCGGCACCTAGTGCTTTAAGAAGTGATGGCAATTCTGTAGTTCCAAAATACTGATCCACATCTGGAATTTCTTTTTGGAGATCTGGCTTATAACGCTCCGAAAGACAACCGGATACAAATACCTGATCTACCTCGCCTCTTTGCTTACGTTCTACAAAATCAAGAATGGTATTAACGGATTCTTCCTTAGCATTATCAATAAAACCACAGGTATTGATCACTACAATATTTCCTTCTTCTTCATGCACTACATCTTTACCGCTGGCTCTCAATTGACCCATCAGCACTTCACTATCGTACACATTCTTAGAACAACCCAAAGTAATTACGTTGATCCTGTTCTTTTTTCTTGTTTTTGTTCTCATAAGCGGCTGCAAATTTACAACTTAGGCGTGGTTTATTGGTGTTTTTAACAGGCTTTCTGTTTTCTTAAGAAAATGGAAGTTGATCGGGGAGCGGCTCCAGGCGAAAGCGGTTTTCTGCAAAAGCCTTGTCCGCAGTTTTAAAAACAAAAGCCTCCTTAAAATCAAAGCTGCTGGAAAGATTTTAAACGATACCCAAAGTTTTGCAGCTAATAAAATGACCGGTCGCAAAAGATCTAAATAAGCTAACTGACTAATTGTATTTCTAAAACTTCCTAAAACCCTCCTAGACAAAGGCTTTAACTTTTACTTTCTGGATTGATGATCGATAATTTTAACATCTCAACACTCAACCAAACATGCCAAGAAAAATACTTTGAATGTTGG is a window of Nonlabens sp. MB-3u-79 DNA encoding:
- the cysQ gene encoding 3'(2'),5'-bisphosphate nucleotidase CysQ → MVHQDLLHHSIQAAITAGDAILEVYHQEHIETMAKADESPLTQADLAANAILMEQLGLTGIPIISEEIKNVAYSARKNWEECWIIDPLDGTKEFINRNGEFTVNIALLTDAKLQLGIIYVPVTGVLYFTNSTMTAAYRYDYKNELPEMEVLLEKSEQLLPHKSEEELKVVGSKSHMNEATLGFIENLKKETEREVVIESVGSSLKFCLVASGVCEVYPRFGPTMEWDTAAGQALCEAVGLQVLDAKTQLPLQYNKEDLYNPFFIVN
- a CDS encoding ABC-F family ATP-binding cassette domain-containing protein; this translates as MNYITVENVTRAFADKVLFKDLSIGINQGQKIGFVAKNGYGKSSLLNIITRAEQPDSGNVSYRTDLRMAFLSQEPDLNPNMTIEEVILDSDVPTMKIIADYEHSMANPDDADMMQKALDAMDAANAWDFETKYRQILSKLRLDDLTQKVGNLSGGQKKRIAMAMALLSDPQLLIMDEPTNHLDLEMIEWLEAYFKQEDYTILMVTHDRYFLDRVCNEIIELDQGQLYTYKGNYSYYVEKKQERLEVEQTNQEKAQQLFKKELTWMRRQPKARRTKSKSRIEDFNQIKEAASNRRKDHQVELEINMERLGTKVVELHNISKSFGDKHLIKDFSYNFLRGERLGIIGKNGTGKSTFLNMITGALEADAGKVVIGETVKIGYYTQDGMETKPGQKVIDVVKQYGEYIPLNKGKIISASQLLERFLFDNKKKHDFVEKLSGGEKKRLYLCTVLIQNPNFLILDEPTNDLDIPTLNVLENFLMDFPGCIIVVSHDRYFMDKIVDHLFVFNQSGNITDFPGNYSDFRAYVGNTDLALDKDTEEAAAVAAAAVPKAIAAPKPEPTSGPTREQQKMLSRTENKIKQLEEQKKKLQDSFLDPSIHQDQMTENSIQLEKIKAQQEEAEMEWLELSEQIAAN
- a CDS encoding endonuclease domain-containing protein; the encoded protein is MNKKRIHTKKSLEYYRRKLRSNSTPAEKYLWSHLKSKQLDGLRFQRQHSIRNYIVDFYCASIGLIIELDGEIHNHPEARDQDERRDQDLEELGFTILRFENKMVFENLEHIFEWIRDVVREKSS
- the rimO gene encoding 30S ribosomal protein S12 methylthiotransferase RimO gives rise to the protein MRTKTRKKNRINVITLGCSKNVYDSEVLMGQLRASGKDVVHEEEGNIVVINTCGFIDNAKEESVNTILDFVERKQRGEVDQVFVSGCLSERYKPDLQKEIPDVDQYFGTTELPSLLKALGADYKHELIGERVTTTPKNYAYFKIAEGCDRPCSFCAIPLMRGGHKSTPIENLIIEAEKLAAKGVKELILIAQDLTYYGLDLYKERRLGELLRELAKVEGIEWIRMHYAFPTGFPLDVLDVMKSEPKVCNYLDIPLQHISTPVLKSMRRGTTFEKTNALLDKFRTLVPEMAIRTTLIVGYPGETEEDFEILKQWVSDQRFERMGCFTYSHEENTHAYKLEDDVPAEVKQERANEIMEIQSQISWELNQQKIGKEFRVMIDRKRGNHFVGRSEFDSPDVDNEVLIDADKHYLSVGSFVNVVITEAEDFDLFAVPVEEE